Part of the Legionella cardiaca genome, TTCTGTAGGGAGCCATTACAGTTATGAATTTCAAAAAGAATCGGATGAAGATTTCCGTCGACGTCTCAATTTACTGCTTGCTCGCTTGTTAATGCCTGTTAGCGGTTTTTCCTGGATTGCTTCAAACCAACAGGTGCTCGCTGTTTGGCTTGCACTGCTTAACGAAGATTTACAGGGTGCGGGAACCTTGGGGGCGATTTTGATACGGGCCAATGCCATTGCACTGCAGCGTTATTTTAACCAAATGCTGGTAAGAAATTACGGTTCTCGCGGTGGACGTTATGGGCGTGCGAGCACCTTTTCTGGGGGGGTGCCGGAGTCCATTGCCGAGATGGAGCAACAAATTGGTATGGAATTTATTCAGTGGCTCACAAAGGCTTTAGATGCTGGGCGTATCATGGTAAATAAAGCGCCTTTGTTTATGGTGCCTGGTGGCATGTTAATGTCGCCTGATATGTTCAAATTATTTGTACGTGAACATCCTGAATTCAAGAACTGGCAAGCCGTCCAAAATGGCTTTTTATCCCTGGGATTACACCGTTTAGGTGCAGATGGTAGTATTCATTCACGTTTTGAGCAAAATAATAATCAACAAATGCATAGTGGCGTTCTTTTTACCGATTACGCAGTTGTCTTGCCGCCTGAAGTGCAGTTACACAATTTAAATACTGGTAAAAATAGTACGATTAGTGCAACGGAATTGATTCATCAGGCGCAATTTAATAATAACTTCACGCGTCAACAAGGTTCCTATGCGGCTACTCCTATGACTCACTTAAATGCGGCAGGAAAGTGGCAGCCAATTACCTCTCCCACGGTGCAATCGCTATTTAAACCAGGGGTAACCAACGGTGCCTGATTATGCGATAGGGGATATCCAGGGATGTT contains:
- a CDS encoding conjugal transfer nickase/helicase domain-containing protein, whose amino-acid sequence is MFHRYGKKIKSLNAKSLSDLTRIVQAPLLLAEDKRKVLIAQIREASALEEARYDSLCVSLMHNFVNHCQNLPETANSYYSQQGGFLDHALNRTEAALSLFKQYVIQEGAAELSEEQKLWQYALFSAAILQGIAKLQIDFKVELYDNHGQFLKQWNPLLENLVSVGSHYSYEFQKESDEDFRRRLNLLLARLLMPVSGFSWIASNQQVLAVWLALLNEDLQGAGTLGAILIRANAIALQRYFNQMLVRNYGSRGGRYGRASTFSGGVPESIAEMEQQIGMEFIQWLTKALDAGRIMVNKAPLFMVPGGMLMSPDMFKLFVREHPEFKNWQAVQNGFLSLGLHRLGADGSIHSRFEQNNNQQMHSGVLFTDYAVVLPPEVQLHNLNTGKNSTISATELIHQAQFNNNFTRQQGSYAATPMTHLNAAGKWQPITSPTVQSLFKPGVTNGA